In one window of Dermochelys coriacea isolate rDerCor1 chromosome 3, rDerCor1.pri.v4, whole genome shotgun sequence DNA:
- the PLAGL1 gene encoding zinc finger protein PLAGL1 isoform X3, which translates to MMFVRLARNQEEQTLVAYQFAGEVYFTTVKSSHGVGHRESYFLQPIEPHTELKVWYAADYAKFMEASAVVIKEESDICALSPVLTTRECADAWICSNCSNVFGTLALLESHQCISKDKALLTSFRAANKLEPLKAKGKTKGKLSETGVGASIVQCYGAISCSPSAKSTCASSGSVCGSIVRFVPTWRNDQSSLLKEREAKQPDNYRCQLCGKIFVSVEKLTAHTYAHTGERPYRCSQPGCMKAFISKYKLIRHSAIHSPQKSHQCGYCEKTFHRKDHLKNHLQTHDPNKMAFKCEECGKKYNTKLGYKRHLALHAATSGDLTCRMCSQEFGGSEVLLEHLKTHAGKPGSITKEKKHKCDHCERYFYTRKDVRRHMVVHTGCKDFFCQFCAQRFGRKDHLTRHMKKTHPQELLKGRLQNGDFQGLFDPLSPFRLKEDVSILSSFPERASMQHGILNTLEAEEYSSPHIHCQQSLQSIHPLEPPHLLRMSCVDSLSATHSKPSPPSIPTNQNLHQHNKYELSTTSFAPASLKNLPIEVDVKAQNVNLLEDLPLPEPHNVNLEEASSGGAGDAGKYILHKETVTTIESISMPSMDLTHILGFWQFPQSDNQNNSGDITMAFGQEEVPHRLSCLSQQQGAQLALGGVALNQLHPHSFSSSTNSVTLPHFHHAFR; encoded by the exons AGTAGCCATGGAGTTGGTCACAGAGAAAGCTATTTCCTACAG CCAATTGAACCCCACACAGAATTAAAAGTGTGGTATGCTGCAGATTACGCCAAGTTTATGGAAGCTTCTGCAGTTGTCATCAAAGAAGAGTCTGATATCTGTGCTTTATCACCAGTTTTAACAACA AGAGAGTGTGCCGACGCCTGGATATGCTCCAATTGTAGTAACGTTTTTGGGACTTTAGCTCTGCTGGAATCTCACCAATGCATCAGTAAAGACAAAGCACTTCTCACCAGCTTCAGAGCAGCAAATAAATTAGAACCTCTAAAAGCCAAGGGCAAAACCAAAGGCAAACTGAGTGAAACTGGCGTGGGCGCAAGCATTGTCCAGTGCTATGGGGCCATTTCCTGTTCCCCTAGCGCAAAGTCTACCTGTGCCAGCTCAGGAAGTGTTTGTGGTTCCATTGTGAGGTTTGTGCCTACATGGAGAAATGATCAGTCTTCACTACTAAAGGAAAGAGAAGCAAAGCAGCCAGACAATTATCGCTGCCAACTCTGCGGGAAGATATTTGTTTCTGTTGAAAAGCTCACGGCCCACACTTATGCCCACACAGGAGAACGTCCCTACAGGTGTTCCCAGCCAGGATGCATGAAAGCTTTCATTTCCAAATATAAACTGATAAG GCACTCGGCCATCCACTCTCCACAGAAATCTCACCAATGTGGTTACTGTGAAAAGACCTTCCACAGAAAGGACCATCTGAAAAATCACCTTCAGACTCATGACCCCAACAAAATGGCCTTCAAGTGTGAAGAGTGTGGCAAGAAGTACAACACCAAGCTGGGTTACAAACGACACCTGGCTCTTCATGCAGCCACCAGTGGGGACCTTACCTGCAGGATGTGCTCCCAAGAGTTCGGAGGCTCAGAAGTGTTGTTAGAACACCTCAAAACTCACGCAGGGAAGCCAGGTAGCATCACCAAGGAAAAGAAACATAAGTGTGACCATTGTGAACGCTATTTCTACACCCGCAAAGATGTGCGGCGTCACATGGTGGTTCACACAGGCTGCAAGGACTTCTTCTGCCAGTTTTGTGCCCAGAGATTTGGGCGCAAGGACCACTTGACTCGCCACATGAAGAAAACACATCCACAAGAGCTGCTGAAGGGCAGGTTGCAGAATGGTGACTTTCAGGGTCTCTTTGACCCTCTCTCTCCATTCAGACTGAAGGAAGATGTCAGTATCCTGTCCTCTTTTCCCGAGCGGGCTTCTATGCAGCATGGGATTCTGAACACATTAGAAGCAGAAGAGTATAGCAGCCCACATATTCACTGTCAACAAAGCCTACAGTCTATTCATCCTCTGGAACCTCCCCACTTGCTAAGGATGAGCTGTGTAGATAGTCTCTCAGCCACTCATTCTAAACCATCTCCACCATCAATTCCTACCAACCAGAATCTTCATCAGCACAACAAATATGAACTGAGTACTACCTCATTTGCACCAGCATCCCTCAAAAACCTACCCATCGAAGTGGATGTTAAAGCTCAAAATGTGAACTTGCTCGAGGACCTGCCTTTACCAGAACCTCACAACGTCAATCTGGAAGAAGCTTCTTCGGGGGGTGCAGGTGATGCTGGCAAGTACATATTGCACAAGGAGACTGTGACAACAATTGAATCTATTAGCATGCCCTCCATGGATCTTACTCATATACTAGGTTTCTGGCAGTTCCCTCAGAGTGATAACCAGAACAACAGTGGGGACATCACAATGGCATTTGGTCAGGAGGAAGTACCACACAGGCTGAGCTGCCTCAGCCAACAGCAAGGGGCACAGCTAGCTCTGGGTGGAGTGGCCCTAAACCAGCTTCATCCCCATTCTTTTTCATCCAGTACAAATTCTGTAACATTGCCTCATTTTCACCATGCATTCAGATAA